In one Rutidosis leptorrhynchoides isolate AG116_Rl617_1_P2 chromosome 8, CSIRO_AGI_Rlap_v1, whole genome shotgun sequence genomic region, the following are encoded:
- the LOC139862198 gene encoding ribosome biogenesis protein NOP53-like, producing the protein MAKSKSSRKGKKAWRSNISTQDIEDFYEKSGKDALSGGSLTGVPSDSLFFVDKSRDLSVKRKIDKHREKVLRVDSILQKNTFVKPIPSSTQKKTNKHQKEIKKAESSSQKDENKDTGMVDIWNDIGDHVVKKRKVSNKTIVIPAVEVEPPGCSYNPSSESHQDSLAKAVADEMQKVYSKELRPAPVPLNVEGEAIDEEDRYFLDAVNESDDDVEDNDVDENVDTDYEKRPFKTKRVTRVKLNKRARNKERLKLEAEAKKAKELSKELDSLPDIIKEIAKEDEEKAKRHLRRVVAKQERLKSCPPRLGRRKFEPAPIQVLLSEEINGSLRKLKACPTLARDRYKSLEKRGIIVPTAKSGRK; encoded by the exons ATGGCTAAATCAAAGAGCTCAAGGAAAGGGAAGAAAGCCTGGAGATCAAATATAAGCACACAAGATATCGAAGATTTCTATGAGAAATCCGGCAAAGACGCACTTTCCGGTGGTTCTCTTACCGGCGTTCCCAGCGATTCTCTGTTTTTTGTCGATAAATCAAGAG ATCTTTCTGTGAAGCGTAAAATTGATAAACATAGAGAGAAGGTACTCCGTGTGGATAGTATACTACAGAAGAATACTTTTGTAAAACCTATACCATCATCAACTcagaaaaaaacaaacaaacatcaAAAGGAGATTAAGAAGGCAGAAAGTTCTTCTCAG AAAGATGAAAATAAGGATACAGGCATGGTTGATATTTGGAATGATATAG GTGACCATGTTGTAAAGAAGAGAAAGGTTTCTAATAAGACTATCGTTATTCCAGCTGTGGAAGTAGAGCCACCTGGCTGTTCATACAATCCTTCGTCTGAAAGTCACCAG GACTCATTGGCTAAGGCTGTTGCAGATGAAATGCAGAAAGTTTATTCAAAAGAATTGCGCCCTGCACCTGTTCCTTTAAATGTTGAGGGAGAAGCTATTGATGAGGAAGAT AGGTATTTTCTTGATGCGGTTAATGAGAGTGATGATGATGTTGAAGATAACGATGTTGATGAAAATGTCGATACAGATTATGAAAAGAG GCCCTTTAAAACGAAGAGGGTTACACGAGTAAAGTTGAATAAGAGGGCTAGAAACAAAGAAAGGCTTAAGTTGGAAGCAGAAGCAAAAAAGGCAAAGGAGCTCTCTAAAGAACTTGACag CTTACCAGATATAATTAAAGAAATAGCCAAAGAGGATGAAGAAAAAGCAAAGAGACATCTTCGTCGTGTTGTTGCTAAACAAGAAAGATTAAAATCTTGTCCACCACGTCTAGGAAGACGCAA ATTTGAGCCTGCACCCATTCAAGTGTTGTTATCTGAAGAAATTAATGGTTCTCTAAGGAAGCTGAAG GCTTGTCCCACACTTGCTAGAGACCGATACAAGAGCCTTGAGAAAAGAGGAATTATTGTTCCTACAGCTAAGAGTGGCAG GAAATAG